One Agrobacterium sp. RAC06 DNA segment encodes these proteins:
- a CDS encoding type II toxin-antitoxin system HipA family toxin, which produces MPDVSVLSVRLYGKEIGTITYVGAEKTLFAFNDAYVENPKRPTLGLQFKDSLGDLITDFRPYKIKLMPYFSNLLPEGHLRRYLAEKADIHIDREFFLLWVLGQDLPGAITINPADGEEWPDEAHNVLEGEAAKEAAEDAMRFSLAGVQLKFSAVQSASGGLTIPTSGIGGNRIVKLPSREFANVPENEFSMMSLARMVGINVPAIGLIDVRSIGNLPDGIETIGQQAFVIERFDRNEDGSATHIEDFAQVFNVYPENKYKKASYRNVISVIASESGPDDVAEFIRRLTFNVLIGNGDMHLKNWSLIYPDRRSARLAPAYDFVSTITYIANDKSALTFSRTKEFSGFTTDELAHLSAKANLPKKLVLDTAQETVALFMERWGSERTNLPMHKNVVETIDKYLTTLPVVTGKE; this is translated from the coding sequence ATGCCTGATGTATCCGTCTTGAGTGTGCGCCTCTATGGCAAAGAAATCGGCACTATCACTTATGTCGGAGCCGAAAAGACGCTTTTTGCGTTCAACGATGCCTATGTCGAGAACCCAAAAAGACCGACCCTCGGCCTGCAGTTTAAGGATAGCCTCGGCGACCTGATCACGGATTTTCGACCATACAAGATCAAGCTGATGCCATACTTCTCGAACCTCCTGCCGGAGGGGCATCTGCGCCGATACCTGGCCGAGAAGGCTGATATCCATATTGATCGGGAGTTCTTCCTCCTATGGGTGCTCGGGCAGGACCTGCCCGGCGCGATCACCATCAACCCCGCGGACGGCGAAGAATGGCCGGACGAAGCGCACAACGTCTTGGAAGGCGAAGCAGCGAAAGAAGCTGCGGAAGATGCCATGCGGTTTTCATTGGCGGGTGTGCAGCTCAAATTCTCGGCGGTACAAAGTGCCAGCGGCGGCCTGACCATTCCGACAAGCGGCATCGGCGGCAATCGGATCGTCAAACTCCCCTCGCGCGAGTTTGCCAACGTCCCGGAAAACGAGTTCTCGATGATGAGCCTTGCCAGGATGGTCGGGATCAACGTGCCAGCGATCGGACTGATCGATGTGCGATCGATCGGAAATTTGCCGGACGGGATTGAGACGATCGGGCAACAGGCCTTCGTCATCGAACGCTTCGATCGCAATGAGGATGGCAGTGCGACGCATATCGAGGATTTCGCGCAGGTCTTTAATGTCTACCCTGAGAATAAGTACAAGAAGGCCAGTTACCGCAATGTGATATCAGTGATCGCCTCGGAATCCGGTCCAGATGATGTGGCCGAGTTCATTCGCCGCCTTACATTTAATGTTCTGATCGGCAATGGCGACATGCACCTAAAAAACTGGTCGCTCATTTATCCAGACCGTCGCAGCGCCCGCCTCGCTCCGGCCTATGACTTTGTGTCGACGATCACGTATATCGCAAATGACAAATCCGCGCTGACTTTCAGCCGGACAAAGGAGTTCAGCGGGTTTACAACAGACGAGCTGGCGCATCTATCCGCGAAAGCCAACCTTCCCAAGAAGCTTGTGCTCGACACGGCTCAGGAAACCGTCGCCCTATTCATGGAGCGATGGGGGAGCGAAAGGACCAACCTCCCAATGCATAAGAATGTTGTCGAAACCATCGACAAGTATCTTACGACGTTGCCTGTTGTCACCGGTAAAGAGTGA
- a CDS encoding helix-turn-helix domain-containing protein, with translation MRYETEEIADRLREAREAKQLSQRELSRLAGVPQAQISRIETNNVDLRLSSLVAIANALDLEIALVPRKAVPAIKSIMRQTTDRNVIQSTAIDKEMQRLQKAIRTLQIEAPALPELQDLRKALASIQRLQVDTRFLDNLRSLRRTIERANITEQWNGIFDAANGMKALRNQIAHFGPTSEQRNANRPAYSLDEEDDDA, from the coding sequence ATGAGATATGAAACCGAAGAAATCGCGGACCGCCTACGCGAAGCCAGAGAAGCCAAACAGCTCAGTCAACGCGAACTGAGCCGCTTGGCTGGCGTTCCGCAAGCACAGATTTCACGGATCGAAACCAATAACGTAGATTTACGCCTGTCGAGCCTCGTCGCGATTGCCAACGCGCTTGACTTGGAGATCGCACTGGTCCCGCGCAAAGCGGTGCCTGCGATCAAGTCAATCATGCGCCAAACGACGGATCGTAATGTGATCCAATCAACAGCAATCGACAAGGAAATGCAGCGATTGCAAAAGGCAATCCGCACACTTCAGATCGAAGCGCCGGCACTTCCAGAACTGCAGGATCTGCGCAAAGCCCTAGCGTCCATCCAGCGCCTGCAGGTCGATACGCGGTTCTTGGACAATCTCCGCTCTCTTCGGCGCACCATTGAACGCGCCAATATCACAGAGCAGTGGAACGGCATCTTCGATGCAGCTAACGGCATGAAGGCGCTCCGCAACCAAATCGCTCATTTCGGGCCGACGAGCGAACAACGGAATGCAAACCGTCCAGCCTACTCGCTAGATGAGGAGGATGACGATGCCTGA
- a CDS encoding DUF6088 family protein yields the protein MIDLSNTCKPRQDETAGVAEHILTRIQEAAPSGVWSRTDFLDFGSSYAVEKALQRLVQRGKIRRPLRGLYDRPTKDPNTGRWKNPSILSFVDAIARRDRLTVLVDGMTAAHALGLIPTRPFSTVLYARIRPRLVTIDASIDQKGSHVPTIYRLDFKRFSERTPVFWAGRPSMLLIQAFHLMRDRDQDLNAVAEKVVETMRMNGNGHAVAMDLRLNTAALDTWMKPFILKIADALHQPEDAR from the coding sequence ATGATCGACCTTTCAAATACCTGCAAGCCTCGACAAGATGAAACAGCAGGCGTTGCAGAGCACATCCTCACGCGAATCCAAGAGGCCGCCCCCTCTGGCGTGTGGTCACGGACCGACTTTCTGGATTTCGGCAGCTCATACGCAGTGGAAAAAGCTCTGCAACGCCTGGTGCAGCGAGGGAAAATCCGCAGGCCTTTGCGTGGCCTTTATGACCGGCCCACAAAAGACCCCAACACCGGAAGGTGGAAAAACCCTTCCATTCTTTCCTTTGTTGATGCGATTGCTAGACGTGATCGCCTGACGGTTTTGGTCGACGGAATGACGGCGGCGCATGCACTGGGGCTCATCCCTACGAGACCTTTTTCGACGGTTTTATACGCAAGGATCCGTCCTCGGCTTGTCACGATAGACGCCAGCATCGACCAAAAGGGCAGTCACGTGCCGACTATTTACAGGCTGGATTTTAAGAGATTTTCTGAGAGGACGCCTGTATTCTGGGCGGGTCGACCTTCCATGCTTTTGATCCAGGCATTTCATCTGATGCGCGATCGGGATCAGGATCTTAATGCCGTTGCGGAAAAGGTCGTTGAAACCATGCGGATGAACGGGAATGGACATGCGGTAGCGATGGATCTCCGGTTGAACACGGCCGCGCTGGACACCTGGATGAAGCCCTTCATCCTCAAGATCGCAGACGCACTGCATCAGCCGGAGGACGCACGATAA
- a CDS encoding ArdC family protein, giving the protein MSKSSSPKFDIHQEITNRIVDALENAGEFQLPWIASKAASLARPVNVASRKPYHGVNILSLWVSAQASHYPSNVWGTYRQWQDAGCQVRKGEGSSLVVFYKTFDVEEINDHTGQAEQAERMVARASWVFNAGQVDGFPLDQADIPDQPLFDPIAQAEAFVKATGAVIEEGGDKACYVPSADIIRIPERRRFTGTATTTASEGFYSTLCHELTHWSGAKTRLSRDLSTRFGTEAYAMEELVAELGAAFLCGDLGLALEPRLDHAQYIKNWLTVLKSDKKAVFTAASKASEASNWLISLASNHRDKEGAA; this is encoded by the coding sequence ATGTCCAAATCATCTTCACCCAAATTCGATATCCATCAGGAAATCACCAACCGCATCGTTGATGCTCTCGAAAACGCTGGCGAATTCCAGCTACCCTGGATCGCCAGCAAAGCGGCAAGCTTGGCTCGTCCCGTCAATGTCGCATCGCGCAAGCCCTATCACGGCGTGAATATCTTGAGCCTCTGGGTGTCTGCCCAGGCATCTCACTATCCCTCGAATGTCTGGGGCACGTACCGACAGTGGCAAGATGCCGGTTGCCAGGTGCGCAAGGGTGAAGGATCCTCACTTGTCGTCTTCTACAAGACATTCGATGTCGAAGAGATCAATGACCATACCGGTCAGGCCGAACAAGCCGAACGCATGGTTGCGCGTGCCAGCTGGGTCTTCAATGCCGGCCAAGTGGATGGCTTCCCTCTTGATCAGGCAGATATCCCGGACCAGCCCTTGTTCGATCCTATCGCTCAGGCCGAAGCCTTCGTGAAAGCAACAGGTGCTGTTATCGAGGAAGGGGGCGACAAAGCTTGCTATGTCCCATCAGCTGACATCATCCGCATACCGGAGCGTCGCCGCTTCACCGGTACCGCTACCACGACTGCCAGCGAAGGCTTTTACAGCACGCTATGCCATGAGCTCACCCACTGGTCAGGTGCGAAAACCCGGCTTTCTCGCGATCTGTCCACCCGATTTGGTACTGAGGCCTATGCCATGGAAGAACTCGTCGCCGAACTGGGTGCAGCCTTCCTGTGCGGCGATCTTGGCTTGGCGCTTGAGCCGCGTCTCGATCATGCCCAATACATCAAGAACTGGTTGACCGTGCTGAAGTCCGACAAGAAGGCGGTCTTCACCGCAGCTTCGAAAGCCTCTGAGGCCAGCAACTGGCTGATCTCGCTGGCTTCTAATCATCGAGACAAAGAGGGTGCGGCTTAG